A stretch of the Bacillus licheniformis DSM 13 = ATCC 14580 genome encodes the following:
- the trpA gene encoding tryptophan synthase subunit alpha, with protein MFNLKKQPSDKLFVPFITAGDPLPEISIELAKSLQEAGASALELGVPYSDPLADGPVIQRASKRALDNDMNIVKAIRLGGEMKKNGVHIPIILFTYYNPVLQLDTDHFFALLRQNQLDGLLVPDLPFEESVYLQQQCKKHGITYISLVAPTSESRIQKITQQAEGFVYCVSSLGVTGVRNEFEDSVSSFIRSVKGMSSVPVAVGFGISSSKQVEMMNELADGVVVGSALVRKIEELKDELVAPETREQALKAFEAYAKTFSGSYMVK; from the coding sequence ATGTTCAATCTGAAAAAACAGCCGTCCGATAAGCTATTTGTTCCGTTTATTACAGCGGGAGACCCGCTGCCAGAAATCTCGATCGAGCTGGCAAAATCTCTTCAAGAGGCGGGAGCGTCCGCCCTTGAACTCGGGGTTCCGTATTCTGATCCGCTCGCTGACGGCCCGGTGATTCAGCGCGCATCAAAAAGGGCGCTTGACAACGATATGAACATCGTAAAAGCGATCAGGCTTGGCGGTGAAATGAAAAAAAACGGCGTCCATATTCCGATTATTCTCTTTACGTATTATAATCCTGTGTTACAATTAGATACAGATCACTTTTTCGCTTTACTGCGACAAAATCAGCTAGACGGACTCCTTGTACCGGACCTTCCTTTTGAGGAAAGCGTATATTTGCAGCAGCAGTGTAAAAAACACGGGATTACCTATATTTCGCTGGTCGCGCCGACAAGCGAATCGCGCATTCAAAAAATAACGCAGCAGGCGGAAGGTTTTGTGTATTGCGTTTCTTCGCTCGGTGTCACAGGTGTGCGCAATGAATTCGAAGATTCTGTTTCTTCATTTATCAGGTCTGTTAAAGGAATGAGCTCCGTCCCGGTTGCCGTCGGGTTTGGGATTTCCAGCTCCAAACAAGTGGAGATGATGAATGAACTGGCGGACGGCGTTGTCGTGGGAAGCGCCCTTGTCAGAAAGATCGAGGAGCTGAAAGACGAACTCGTCGCCCCTGAGACAAGGGAACAAGCCTTAAAGGCGTTTGAGGCATACGCTAAGACATTTAGCGGATCGTACATGGTAAAATGA
- a CDS encoding prephenate dehydrogenase: MTQPNETILLAGLGLIGGSIALAIKKEHPGKRIIGFDVSEEQARAAQKLGVIDAPAASFLEGVKEASTVFLAAPVEQTLHMLDELAASGIKKKLLITDVGSTKQKVVSHAEKVLPDDYRFIGGHPMAGSHKSGVAAAKDFLFENAFYILTPSGSAGKEAVASLKDLLKGTNAKFVEMSPAEHDAVTSVISHFPHIVAASLVHQTVKFEDQYPLVKRFAAGGFRDITRIASSSPAMWRDILLHNKDKILERFDEWKQELDRIQSFVENEDADGLFEFFRQAKEYRDGLPLRQKGAIPSFYDLYVDVPDHPGVISEITAILADEQISITNIRIIETREDINGVLRISFQSDEDRKRAEKCIQTRAKYETFYAD, from the coding sequence ATGACTCAACCGAATGAAACGATTTTGTTGGCCGGTTTGGGCTTAATCGGCGGTTCGATCGCCCTGGCCATCAAAAAGGAACACCCGGGCAAACGGATTATCGGGTTTGACGTGTCAGAAGAGCAGGCAAGGGCTGCACAAAAGCTTGGCGTAATTGATGCTCCGGCCGCTTCTTTTTTAGAAGGGGTGAAAGAAGCGTCGACTGTTTTCTTAGCGGCGCCGGTCGAACAGACGCTTCACATGCTTGATGAGCTTGCCGCTTCAGGCATCAAGAAAAAGCTGCTCATTACAGATGTCGGCAGCACGAAACAAAAGGTCGTCAGCCATGCCGAAAAAGTGCTGCCGGATGACTACAGGTTTATCGGAGGCCATCCGATGGCAGGCTCGCATAAATCGGGCGTCGCTGCCGCCAAAGACTTCCTTTTCGAGAACGCGTTTTATATTTTGACGCCATCCGGCTCCGCCGGCAAAGAAGCGGTTGCTTCTTTAAAAGATCTGCTCAAAGGAACAAATGCAAAGTTTGTGGAAATGTCTCCTGCTGAACATGACGCTGTTACAAGCGTGATCAGCCATTTTCCGCATATCGTGGCGGCGAGTCTCGTCCACCAGACCGTCAAATTCGAAGATCAGTACCCGCTCGTCAAGCGTTTTGCCGCAGGAGGCTTCCGCGATATCACGAGGATTGCCTCAAGCAGCCCGGCGATGTGGCGCGATATTCTCTTGCACAATAAAGATAAAATATTGGAGCGGTTTGACGAATGGAAACAAGAGCTGGACAGAATCCAGTCTTTTGTCGAAAATGAAGATGCAGACGGGCTGTTTGAATTTTTTCGGCAAGCCAAGGAATACCGCGACGGTCTGCCTTTGCGGCAAAAAGGCGCGATTCCTTCCTTTTACGATCTTTATGTCGATGTCCCGGACCATCCGGGGGTTATTTCGGAAATTACGGCGATCCTCGCCGACGAGCAAATCAGCATTACGAACATCCGGATTATCGAAACAAGGGAAGACATAAACGGTGTTCTCAGAATCAGCTTTCAATCCGATGAAGATCGAAAACGCGCCGAAAAATGCATCCAAACCCGCGCAAAATACGAAACATTTTATGCTGATTGA
- the trpB gene encoding tryptophan synthase subunit beta gives MYSYPNEQGRFGDFGGKFVPETLMQPLEEIEKAFLELKDDPSFQKDYQKLLNDYSGRPTALTFADQLTKQLGGAKIYLKREDLNHTGAHKINNALGQALLAKKMGKTKLIAETGAGQHGVAAATVAAKFGLSCIVFMGEEDVARQSLNVFRMKLLGAEVVPVSSGNGTLKDATNEAIRYWVQHCQDHFYMIGSVVGPHPYPYIVREFQRMIGEEAKAQFYQLEQSLPDKVVACVGGGSNAIGMFSAFIEETVELIGVEAAGKGVDTPLHAATITKGTKGVIHGSLTYLIQDEYGQIIEPYSISAGLDYPGVGPEHAHLHQTGRVTYESVTDDEAVSALRLLTETEGILPAIESAHALAKAFEIAKELPREKSVLVCLSGRGDKDVHTLMKVLEEEVNQDVQSEKTAVR, from the coding sequence ATGTATTCATATCCGAATGAACAAGGCAGGTTTGGTGATTTTGGCGGGAAATTCGTCCCGGAAACACTCATGCAGCCTTTGGAAGAAATCGAAAAAGCGTTTCTTGAACTGAAAGACGACCCTTCATTTCAAAAGGATTATCAAAAGCTTTTAAATGACTACTCAGGCAGGCCGACGGCTTTGACGTTCGCAGACCAGCTCACTAAGCAGCTGGGCGGAGCGAAGATTTACTTAAAAAGAGAAGATTTAAACCATACAGGCGCCCACAAAATCAACAATGCCCTCGGCCAGGCGCTCCTGGCCAAGAAAATGGGAAAAACAAAGCTCATTGCTGAAACCGGTGCAGGCCAGCACGGTGTGGCGGCGGCGACTGTCGCCGCGAAGTTCGGCTTATCATGCATCGTCTTCATGGGGGAGGAAGATGTTGCCAGACAATCGCTGAACGTGTTCCGGATGAAGCTCTTGGGAGCGGAGGTCGTCCCGGTGTCAAGCGGAAACGGGACATTAAAAGATGCTACAAACGAAGCGATCCGCTACTGGGTTCAGCATTGCCAGGACCATTTTTACATGATCGGTTCCGTCGTCGGGCCGCATCCGTATCCTTATATCGTCCGCGAATTTCAACGGATGATCGGCGAAGAGGCGAAAGCGCAGTTTTATCAATTGGAGCAAAGCCTCCCCGATAAAGTTGTCGCCTGTGTCGGAGGCGGAAGCAATGCGATCGGGATGTTCAGCGCGTTCATTGAAGAAACTGTTGAACTGATCGGAGTCGAAGCTGCGGGAAAAGGTGTTGACACACCTCTTCATGCGGCCACGATCACAAAGGGTACAAAAGGCGTCATCCACGGTTCTTTGACCTACTTGATTCAAGACGAGTACGGACAGATCATCGAGCCTTATTCCATCTCAGCCGGACTTGATTATCCGGGAGTCGGCCCCGAGCACGCCCATCTTCATCAAACAGGGCGCGTCACGTATGAATCTGTCACAGATGATGAAGCGGTCTCGGCATTAAGGCTGCTGACAGAGACTGAGGGCATTTTGCCGGCTATTGAATCCGCCCATGCATTGGCAAAAGCATTTGAAATCGCTAAAGAACTGCCGAGAGAGAAAAGCGTTCTCGTCTGCCTTTCAGGCAGGGGAGACAAAGACGTCCATACCTTGATGAAGGTGTTGGAAGAAGAGGTGAATCAAGATGTTCAATCTGAAAAAACAGCCGTCCGATAA
- the aroA gene encoding 3-phosphoshikimate 1-carboxyvinyltransferase: MKRGKISSLKGELHIPGDKSISHRSVMFGAMAEGKTVIKNFLPGADCLSTIACFRKMGVEIEQNGSDVTVRGKGLDQLAEPAELLDVGNSGTTIRLMLGILAGRPFHSTVAGDESIAKRPMKRVTEPLRKMGAKIDGRAGGEYTPLSVRGGHLKAIDFQSPVASAQIKSAVLLAGLQAEGTTTVTEPHKSRDHTERMLSMFGVSLREDETSVSIEGGQQLKAAEVFVPGDISSAAFFLAAASLVPGSEVVLRNVGLNPTRTGIIDVLKEMGADLEIEEKDTGNTEPYGDLRIKTSSLKAAEISGDLIPRLIDEIPIIALLATQAEGTTVIKDAAELKVKETNRIDTVASELKKIGANIEPTEDGMKIHGKTPLTGGAKVSSHGDHRIGMMLGIAACICEQPIDILQPEAVSVSYPSFFEHIEKLAEKA, from the coding sequence ATGAAAAGAGGAAAAATCAGTTCACTAAAGGGAGAGCTTCATATTCCGGGAGATAAATCCATCTCCCATCGTTCTGTTATGTTCGGAGCCATGGCAGAAGGGAAAACGGTCATCAAAAACTTTTTGCCAGGAGCCGACTGCTTGAGCACGATCGCCTGCTTTCGGAAAATGGGTGTCGAAATCGAACAGAATGGCAGTGATGTCACCGTCCGCGGCAAAGGGCTCGATCAGCTCGCTGAGCCTGCCGAGCTCCTCGATGTGGGGAATTCCGGAACGACGATCAGGCTGATGCTCGGCATTTTGGCGGGGCGTCCGTTTCACAGTACGGTTGCCGGCGATGAGAGCATCGCCAAAAGGCCGATGAAGCGTGTTACAGAACCGCTTCGAAAAATGGGGGCGAAAATCGACGGCCGCGCCGGAGGGGAATACACACCGCTTTCTGTCCGCGGCGGACATCTGAAGGCGATCGATTTTCAGTCGCCTGTTGCAAGTGCGCAGATCAAATCGGCCGTTCTGCTTGCGGGTCTGCAGGCCGAAGGCACCACAACGGTGACGGAGCCTCATAAATCAAGAGACCATACGGAACGGATGCTGTCTATGTTCGGCGTCAGCCTTCGGGAAGATGAAACGAGCGTGTCCATTGAGGGCGGGCAGCAGCTGAAAGCAGCAGAAGTCTTTGTGCCGGGTGATATTTCATCAGCTGCGTTTTTCCTGGCAGCAGCATCGCTTGTTCCTGGCAGTGAAGTCGTGCTTCGCAATGTCGGACTCAATCCGACCAGGACGGGAATCATCGATGTCTTGAAAGAAATGGGAGCCGATCTTGAAATCGAAGAAAAGGACACAGGAAATACCGAGCCGTACGGCGATCTGAGAATCAAAACGTCCTCTTTGAAGGCAGCCGAAATTTCGGGCGATTTGATCCCGCGCCTCATCGATGAAATACCGATCATCGCGCTTCTAGCAACACAGGCTGAAGGGACGACGGTCATTAAAGATGCGGCTGAACTCAAAGTAAAAGAAACGAACCGGATCGATACCGTCGCCTCAGAGCTGAAAAAAATCGGTGCGAACATCGAACCGACGGAAGACGGGATGAAGATTCACGGCAAGACGCCTCTTACAGGCGGCGCGAAGGTCTCAAGCCATGGGGACCACCGGATCGGAATGATGCTGGGGATCGCCGCCTGCATCTGCGAGCAGCCGATCGACATATTACAGCCCGAAGCTGTGAGCGTCTCATATCCTTCATTTTTTGAACATATCGAAAAGCTTGCAGAAAAAGCCTGA
- the trpC gene encoding indole-3-glycerol phosphate synthase TrpC: protein MLNQIIDRKREDILKIKLSEDLKLPKRSFKKALLSPNRFVALIAEVKKASPSKGVIQEGFEPVKIAKQYEQAKADCLSVLTDTPFFQGKNSYLSDVKRSVSLPVLRKDFIIDSIQVEEADRIGADAILLIGEALEPQKLFELYQQAVEKGMDVLVEVHGEETLEGILNVFTPEIIGVNNRNLKNFETTVGQTERMAKLVPPGTVLISESGIGKSEDLTFVKTCGAQAVLVGESLMRETSQLKAVYALFGEDG, encoded by the coding sequence ATGCTTAATCAAATTATTGATAGAAAACGAGAAGACATCCTAAAGATCAAGCTGTCGGAAGATTTAAAACTGCCAAAGCGGTCATTTAAAAAAGCGCTCCTTTCTCCGAACCGGTTTGTCGCTTTAATTGCGGAGGTGAAAAAAGCTTCTCCGTCAAAAGGCGTGATTCAGGAGGGTTTTGAGCCCGTCAAGATCGCAAAACAATACGAACAGGCTAAAGCCGATTGTTTGTCTGTTCTGACAGATACACCTTTTTTTCAAGGGAAGAACAGTTATTTGTCAGATGTGAAACGCTCGGTTTCCCTGCCTGTGCTGCGCAAGGATTTTATCATTGATTCCATTCAGGTTGAAGAAGCGGACCGCATCGGAGCGGATGCGATCCTGCTGATCGGTGAAGCGCTTGAACCGCAAAAGCTGTTTGAACTCTATCAGCAAGCCGTTGAAAAAGGCATGGATGTGCTCGTCGAAGTACATGGCGAAGAGACGCTTGAGGGCATTTTAAATGTCTTTACACCCGAAATCATCGGCGTAAACAATCGAAATCTAAAAAACTTTGAAACGACCGTCGGACAAACGGAGCGAATGGCGAAACTCGTTCCGCCGGGGACCGTTCTCATCAGCGAAAGCGGCATCGGAAAATCGGAAGACCTGACTTTTGTAAAAACGTGCGGAGCCCAAGCCGTGCTTGTCGGCGAATCGCTGATGAGAGAGACGTCACAGCTGAAGGCTGTCTATGCGTTATTCGGAGAGGACGGCTGA
- a CDS encoding tetratricopeptide repeat protein: MNTSIQEAIKLVEAGHPESGLKKLADIESDLHDEDKAIVAQLYYEWGIVDKAIAIVTDLHELYPDETELTCFYAELLIETDQEEKALSVLETIPETDEAYPQCLLLMADLYQMQGLFEVSEQKLLKAQAILPDEPVIDFALGELYFTQGAYGKAVRQFKKAAEEEAVIGGVNVYQRLAESLSSSGAFEEALEWYEKAVKENPEPNTLFGFGFTALKAGYPKTAIKQLTELKEMDPAYSSLYKPLANSFETEGLYEEAFETAKEGIRVDEFNKELYLSAAKAALKTKRHSEAKELLREALALDPGYLEAVHTLLALFLEEEDDESIIELVREVRKYGEDDPKFSWHLASAFARTEAYDKAREEYENAFLHYRDDADFLYEYSMFLLEEGRRKEALPLLKKLAELDPANEEVQETIFRIEDENSFE; the protein is encoded by the coding sequence TTGAATACTTCTATTCAAGAAGCCATAAAATTAGTTGAAGCAGGCCACCCGGAAAGCGGATTGAAAAAACTTGCTGATATCGAGTCTGACCTTCATGATGAAGACAAAGCCATAGTAGCCCAGCTGTATTACGAATGGGGAATTGTCGATAAGGCTATCGCCATCGTGACTGACCTCCATGAACTGTATCCGGATGAAACAGAACTGACATGCTTTTATGCCGAACTCCTCATCGAAACCGATCAGGAAGAAAAAGCGCTCAGCGTGCTCGAAACGATTCCGGAAACAGACGAGGCGTACCCGCAGTGCCTGCTTTTAATGGCTGATCTCTATCAGATGCAGGGTCTGTTTGAAGTCAGCGAGCAAAAGCTGTTAAAGGCGCAAGCCATTTTGCCGGATGAGCCGGTTATCGATTTTGCTTTGGGAGAGCTGTATTTTACTCAGGGAGCTTACGGCAAAGCGGTCCGTCAATTCAAAAAAGCGGCCGAAGAAGAAGCCGTCATCGGCGGCGTCAATGTGTACCAAAGGCTGGCGGAATCATTAAGTTCATCCGGAGCGTTTGAAGAAGCGCTTGAATGGTATGAAAAAGCCGTCAAGGAGAACCCCGAGCCCAACACACTGTTCGGCTTTGGTTTTACGGCACTGAAAGCGGGGTATCCTAAAACTGCGATTAAACAGCTGACAGAGCTGAAGGAAATGGATCCCGCTTATTCTTCGCTTTACAAGCCTCTGGCCAACAGCTTTGAAACAGAAGGGCTTTATGAGGAAGCATTCGAAACGGCAAAAGAAGGAATCCGTGTCGATGAATTCAACAAAGAGCTTTATCTTTCTGCTGCAAAAGCAGCCTTAAAAACGAAAAGGCATTCGGAAGCGAAGGAGCTGCTTCGTGAAGCGCTGGCGCTGGATCCCGGATATCTGGAAGCCGTTCATACACTGCTTGCCCTGTTTCTTGAAGAAGAAGACGATGAGAGCATCATTGAACTCGTTCGGGAAGTGCGCAAATACGGAGAGGATGATCCGAAGTTCAGCTGGCATCTGGCATCGGCGTTCGCCCGGACCGAAGCGTACGACAAAGCCCGCGAGGAATATGAGAACGCATTTTTGCACTATCGGGATGACGCCGATTTCCTTTACGAATATTCCATGTTTCTGCTTGAAGAAGGACGGCGGAAAGAAGCGCTGCCTCTGCTGAAAAAACTGGCAGAGCTCGACCCGGCAAACGAGGAAGTCCAGGAGACGATTTTCAGAATCGAAGATGAAAATTCCTTTGAATAA
- the trpD gene encoding anthranilate phosphoribosyltransferase — MNELLKSCVNGRTLNEIEAHSIMRDMMTGSLSAAEIGGLLSVLAYRGETAEEITGFVRAMREQAHTIDGPEHVVDTCGTGGDGSSTFNISTAAAIIASSAGAKIAKHGNRSVSSKSGSADVLEYLGVSIQTSPEETIKSIERRNMGFLYAPSYHSSMKHVAGARKDLAFRTVFNLLGPLSNPMKAKRQVIGVYSIEKAKLMARALEAFEPEHVLFVSSRDGLDELSITSPTDVIELKGGKTYEYTVEPGDVGLPLGRLRDIQVATPEESGRLIVDILKNRGPDSAVHIAAFNAGAALYVAEQAADLKEGVALALEAVAGGEALNQLERLKQKEEELYA, encoded by the coding sequence ATGAACGAACTGCTGAAATCATGCGTTAACGGACGGACACTGAATGAAATCGAGGCACACAGCATCATGCGCGACATGATGACCGGCTCGCTGAGCGCTGCGGAAATCGGAGGCCTCCTGTCCGTTCTCGCCTACAGGGGAGAAACGGCTGAAGAGATTACGGGATTTGTCAGAGCCATGCGGGAGCAGGCGCATACAATAGACGGACCGGAACATGTTGTTGATACGTGCGGAACCGGAGGAGACGGAAGCTCCACCTTCAACATTTCCACAGCGGCTGCGATCATCGCTTCATCAGCCGGGGCAAAAATCGCAAAACACGGTAATCGATCCGTTTCTTCAAAAAGCGGGAGCGCTGACGTTCTCGAATATCTCGGCGTTTCTATTCAGACGTCGCCTGAAGAAACGATTAAGAGCATTGAACGCCGAAATATGGGATTCCTGTATGCGCCAAGCTATCACTCTTCCATGAAGCACGTGGCAGGCGCGAGGAAGGATCTGGCTTTTAGAACCGTATTCAATCTGCTCGGCCCGCTCAGCAACCCGATGAAGGCCAAACGCCAGGTGATCGGCGTCTACTCGATCGAAAAAGCAAAGCTTATGGCCCGCGCTCTTGAAGCGTTTGAACCGGAGCACGTATTGTTTGTTTCGAGCCGGGACGGTCTTGATGAACTGTCGATCACATCGCCGACAGATGTAATTGAACTGAAAGGCGGCAAAACATACGAATACACCGTCGAGCCGGGCGATGTTGGACTGCCTCTCGGAAGGCTGAGAGACATTCAGGTGGCGACGCCTGAAGAAAGCGGCCGTCTGATCGTCGATATTTTGAAAAACCGCGGTCCGGACTCGGCTGTTCATATCGCAGCGTTTAATGCCGGAGCCGCTTTATACGTCGCAGAACAGGCAGCGGATTTAAAAGAGGGCGTTGCGCTCGCTTTAGAAGCTGTTGCTGGCGGTGAAGCGCTCAATCAGCTGGAGCGATTAAAACAGAAAGAGGAAGAGTTGTATGCTTAA
- the hisC gene encoding histidinol-phosphate transaminase: MQIKEQLKQLTPYQPGKPIEEVKKEFNLDRVVKLASNENPYGCSEAAKEALQIEVQQMALYPDGYSAALRTKLASHLGVNETNIILGNGTDEVIQIISRSLLDPASNTVMANPTFSQYKHNAVIEGAEVREVGLLENGCHDLDAMLKAIDEQTKVVWVCSPNNPTGTYESGRNLIRFLEKVPEHVLAVVDEAYYEYVTAEDYPETIPLLERFPNLMILRTFSKAYGLASLRVGYGIASEQLIQAIEPARQPFNTNRLGQAAALAALGDQAFIHDCVRKNNEGLKQYYDFCDEHGLNYYPSQTNFVLIDFKRDADELFSELLKKGYIVRSGNALGFPTFLRISVGTKEQNEGFLKTLAGML, encoded by the coding sequence TTGCAAATTAAAGAACAGTTAAAACAATTAACGCCTTACCAGCCGGGCAAACCGATTGAAGAGGTCAAAAAAGAGTTCAACCTCGACCGGGTCGTCAAGCTCGCTTCAAATGAGAATCCTTACGGCTGTTCAGAAGCGGCAAAGGAAGCCCTCCAGATTGAGGTGCAGCAAATGGCTCTCTATCCTGACGGCTATAGTGCGGCATTGAGAACAAAGCTTGCCTCCCATCTCGGCGTAAATGAAACGAACATCATCCTGGGAAACGGAACGGACGAAGTCATTCAAATTATTTCCCGTTCTTTGTTGGACCCTGCCTCAAACACTGTAATGGCGAATCCGACATTTTCACAATACAAGCACAACGCTGTCATCGAAGGAGCGGAAGTCAGAGAAGTCGGCCTGCTCGAAAACGGCTGCCACGACCTTGATGCAATGCTGAAGGCGATCGATGAACAGACGAAGGTTGTCTGGGTTTGCAGCCCGAACAATCCGACCGGAACGTATGAATCCGGCCGCAACTTGATCCGTTTCCTTGAAAAAGTGCCGGAACATGTCCTTGCTGTCGTTGATGAAGCTTATTACGAATACGTAACGGCTGAAGACTACCCCGAGACCATCCCGCTTCTGGAGCGCTTTCCGAACCTGATGATTCTCAGGACGTTCTCAAAAGCCTACGGTTTGGCGTCTTTAAGGGTGGGCTACGGGATTGCTTCTGAACAGCTGATTCAGGCGATTGAGCCGGCGAGACAGCCGTTTAATACAAACCGGCTCGGCCAGGCGGCCGCGCTTGCCGCCCTCGGCGATCAGGCATTTATCCACGACTGTGTGAGAAAAAACAATGAAGGGCTCAAACAGTACTACGATTTCTGTGATGAGCACGGGCTAAATTACTATCCTTCACAAACGAACTTTGTGCTGATTGATTTTAAACGGGATGCAGACGAACTTTTCTCAGAGCTGCTGAAAAAAGGCTATATCGTCAGATCCGGGAATGCGCTCGGCTTTCCGACGTTCCTTAGAATATCGGTCGGTACGAAGGAACAGAACGAAGGCTTTTTGAAAACGTTAGCCGGCATGTTGTAA
- a CDS encoding phosphoribosylanthranilate isomerase, translating to MKKPSLKYCGIHSLEDLKVTARSKADYLGFIFAESKRSVDPADVKRWCGETDTPGKKLVGVFVNENMSRMAEIVKDAGLDVIQLHGDETAADIKRLKSMTDCEIWKALPHGNDTVQSMASFAPYIDGYVIDSSVKGMRGGTGVSFSWDSVPLYIDAAQREGKRLFIAGGVNPDTIADLLKRRPPGIDLASGIEERGRKSEKLISLLEERMFEHVFISE from the coding sequence ATGAAGAAACCGAGTCTAAAATATTGCGGGATTCATTCATTGGAAGATTTAAAGGTGACAGCCCGCTCGAAAGCCGATTATCTCGGATTTATTTTCGCCGAAAGCAAACGGTCGGTAGACCCGGCGGATGTGAAACGGTGGTGCGGCGAAACGGATACGCCAGGTAAAAAGCTTGTCGGCGTTTTTGTTAATGAAAACATGAGCCGAATGGCTGAAATCGTAAAAGATGCAGGCTTGGACGTGATCCAGCTTCACGGAGATGAAACGGCGGCAGACATCAAGCGGCTTAAAAGCATGACAGACTGCGAGATATGGAAGGCGCTCCCTCACGGGAATGATACCGTACAGAGCATGGCTTCTTTCGCACCTTACATCGACGGGTATGTCATCGACTCGTCTGTCAAAGGGATGAGAGGGGGAACGGGAGTTTCGTTTTCGTGGGACAGCGTCCCGCTGTATATAGATGCAGCCCAAAGAGAAGGCAAGCGCCTGTTTATCGCCGGAGGCGTGAACCCGGACACAATCGCAGATCTTTTAAAGCGGCGTCCGCCGGGAATCGACTTGGCAAGCGGAATCGAAGAAAGAGGCAGAAAAAGCGAAAAGCTGATCAGCCTTTTAGAAGAAAGGATGTTCGAACATGTATTCATATCCGAATGA
- a CDS encoding ReoY family proteolytic degradation factor, with amino-acid sequence MQTPVSVNEKKDFIRWFLNHYQLKRRECVWILNYLMSHDSLMEKVHFVEQAEFCPRGIIMSTHCVEEVPFRFYKENVMTTDAEKSFHDIRLNKQQDLFIQLNFRSAYNSPEYAAVLEANPHIPKDLYENEKDKIVAEQILEHSIATFQRQKLLREIDEALDRQDKESFEKLAKQLSQLR; translated from the coding sequence ATGCAGACCCCTGTTTCTGTCAATGAAAAAAAAGATTTTATCCGCTGGTTTCTCAACCATTATCAGCTGAAACGAAGAGAGTGTGTATGGATTCTGAATTATTTAATGAGCCATGACTCGCTGATGGAAAAAGTGCATTTTGTCGAGCAGGCCGAATTTTGTCCGAGGGGCATTATCATGTCTACCCACTGCGTTGAGGAAGTGCCTTTTCGTTTTTATAAAGAAAATGTCATGACGACCGATGCAGAAAAATCATTTCATGATATCAGGCTGAATAAGCAGCAGGATCTCTTTATCCAGCTGAACTTCCGCTCAGCCTATAATTCTCCGGAATATGCGGCTGTACTCGAAGCCAATCCGCATATTCCGAAAGACCTATATGAAAATGAAAAAGATAAAATTGTCGCTGAACAGATTTTGGAGCATTCCATTGCCACTTTTCAGAGACAAAAGCTGCTGCGGGAAATCGACGAAGCGCTTGACCGCCAGGATAAAGAAAGCTTCGAAAAACTAGCTAAACAACTGAGCCAGCTGCGATAA